The Coffea arabica cultivar ET-39 chromosome 8e, Coffea Arabica ET-39 HiFi, whole genome shotgun sequence genome window below encodes:
- the LOC113704368 gene encoding protein INAPERTURATE POLLEN1: protein MSRKTLPLEPGFNNMLKATALFGSKKASSSTPRPFKNYYNQWFNTLKNSLLPHLRRAMLSASSPTLLATHVDAMHHHFQAYYEELDLCCSSSINTLPELLFPEWRNSLEKPFLWLGDLHPYLFTNLLRSFLDDEETERGVGRGSEEDDDKTVVDLPLFREFLGHDDHQLQPCSGLMPWDGPSKSISMRVDQIECGLRLMVPPLVVRARNAQSAFVERVGFEWRKYEGRKEDVEMAVGEAMMAAMEELVNVFLDANRLRKSVLADILNATNVYQAAQFFEGLARFLVGFHDQQLLREFEKHKVAMN, encoded by the exons ATGTCCAGGAAAACTCTTCCACTGGAGCCAGGATTTAACAATATGTTGAAGGCCACcg CTCTGTTTGGAAGCAAGAAGGCATCATCATCAACACCAAGGCCGTTCAAGAACTACTACAATCAATGGTTCAACACCCTCAAGAACTCCCTCCTCCCTCATCTCCGCCGTGCGATGCTCTCAGCCTCCTCCCCTACTCTCCTCGCCACCCACGTAGACGCCATGCACCACCACTTCCAAGCCTACTATGAAGAGCTTGATCTCTGCTGTTCATCTTCCATCAACACCCTTCCCGAGCTCCTTTTCCCAGAATGGCGTAACTCCCTCGAGAAGCCCTTCCTCTGGCTCGGTGATCTCCACCCTTATCTCTTCACGAACCTCCTCAGATCATTTCTCGATGATGAAGAAACAGAAAGAGGAGTAGgaagagggagtgaagaagatGACGACAAAACTGTGGTGGATCTTCCCCTGTTTCGGGAGTTTCTTGGTCATGATGATCATCAGCTGCAGCCATGCAGCGGTTTGATGCCATGGGACGGTCCATCCAAGAGTATTTCGATGAGGGTTGATCAGATTGAATGCGGGCTGAGGCTAATGGTGCCGCCTCTGGTGGTGCGTGCAAGAAACGCGCAATCAGCGTTCGTCGAGAGAGTGGGATTTGAATGGAGGAAATATGAAGGGAGGAAGGAGGATGTGGAGATGGCGGTCGGAGAGGCTATGATGGCGGCGATGGAGGAGTTGGTTAACGTTTTCTTGGATGCTAATAGGCTGAGGAAAAGTGTTCTTGCTGATATCCTGAATGCTACCAATGTTTATCAGGCGGCTCAGTTTTTTGAAGGATTAGCCCGATTTCTTGTTGGGTTTCATGATCAGCAATTGCTTCGGGAATTTGAGAAACACAAGGTGGCAATGAATTAA